The Symphalangus syndactylus isolate Jambi chromosome 8, NHGRI_mSymSyn1-v2.1_pri, whole genome shotgun sequence genome includes a window with the following:
- the BDKRB1 gene encoding B1 bradykinin receptor isoform X1 — protein sequence MLFFLTFLSLSLFFFLLLLRQGLSLLAQTEVQWHNHSSLKPRPSRLKRSSHLSLSSCWDHRSLCMASSWPPLELQSSNQSQLFPQNATACDNAPEAWDLLHRVLPTFIISICFFGLLGNLFVLLVLLLPRRRLNVAEIYLANLAASDLVFVLGLPFWAENIWNQFNWPFGDLLCSVINGVIKANLFISIFLVVAISQDRYRVLVHPMASRRQQRRRQARVTCVLIWVVGGLLSIPTFLLRSIQAVPDLNITACILLLPHEGWNFARIVELNILGFLLPLAAIIFFNYHILASLRGREEVSRARCGGSKDSKTTALIFTLVVAFLACWAPYHFFAFLEFLFQVQAVRGCFWEDFIDLGLQLANFFAFTNSSLNPVIYVFVGRLFRTKVWELYKQCTPKSLAPISSSHRKEIFQLFWRN from the exons ATGcttttctttctaacttttctctctctctctctctttttttttttgttgttgttgagacagggtctcagtctgttggcccagactgaagtgcagtggcacaatcatagctcactgaagcctcgaccttccaggctcaaacgatcctcccacctcagcctctcaagttgctgggaccacag GTCACTGTGCATGGCATCATCCTGGCCTCCTCTAGAGCTCCAATCCTCCAACCAGAGCCAGCTCTTCCCTCAAAATGCTACGGCCTGTGACAATGCTCCAGAAGCCTGGGACCTGCTACACAGAGTACTGCCGACATTTATCATCTCCATCTGTTTCTTCGGCCTCCTAGGGAACCTTTTTGTGCTGTTGGTCCTCCTCCTGCCCCGGCGGCGACTGAACGTGGCAGAAATCTACCTGGCCAACCTGGCGGCCTCTGATCTGGTGTTTGTCTTGGGCTTGCCCTTCTGGGCAGAGAATATCTGGAACCAGTTTAACTGGCCTTTCGGAGACCTCCTCTGCAGTGTCATCAACGGGGTCATCAAGGCCAATTTGTTCATCAGCATCTTCCTGGTGGTGGCCATCAGCCAGGATCGCTACCGCGTGCTGGTGCACCCTATGGCCAGCCGGAGGCAGCAGCGGCGGAGGCAGGCCCGGGTTACCTGCGTGCTCATCTGGGTTGTGGGGGGCCTCTTGAGCATCCCCACATTCCTGCTGCGATCCATCCAAGCCGTCCCAGATCTGAACATCACCGCCTGCATCCTGCTCCTCCCCCATGAGGGCTGGAACTTTGCAAGGATTGTGGAGTTAAATATTCTGGGTTTCCTCCTACCACTGGCCGCAATCATCTTCTTCAACTACCACATCCTGGCCTCCCTGCGAGGGCGGGAGGAGGTCAGCAGGGCAAGGTGCGGGGGCAGCAAGGATAGCAAGACTACAGCGCTGATCTTCACGCTCGTGGTTGCCTTCCTGGCCTGCTGGGCCCCTTACCACTTCTTTGCCTTCCTGGAATTCTTATTCCAGGTGCAGGCAGTCCGAGGCTGCTTTTGGGAGGACTTCATTGACCTGGGCCTGCAATTGGCTAACTTCTTTGCCTTCACTAACAGCTCCCTGAATCCAGTAATTTATGTCTTTGTGGGCCGGCTCTTTAGGACCAAGGTCTGGGAACTTTATAAACAATGCACCCCTAAAAGTCTTGCTCCAATATCTTCATCCCATAGGAAAGAAATCTTCCAACTTTTCTGGCGGAATTAA
- the BDKRB1 gene encoding B1 bradykinin receptor isoform X2: MQLIVLGLSLLAQTEVQWHNHSSLKPRPSRLKRSSHLSLSSCWDHRSLCMASSWPPLELQSSNQSQLFPQNATACDNAPEAWDLLHRVLPTFIISICFFGLLGNLFVLLVLLLPRRRLNVAEIYLANLAASDLVFVLGLPFWAENIWNQFNWPFGDLLCSVINGVIKANLFISIFLVVAISQDRYRVLVHPMASRRQQRRRQARVTCVLIWVVGGLLSIPTFLLRSIQAVPDLNITACILLLPHEGWNFARIVELNILGFLLPLAAIIFFNYHILASLRGREEVSRARCGGSKDSKTTALIFTLVVAFLACWAPYHFFAFLEFLFQVQAVRGCFWEDFIDLGLQLANFFAFTNSSLNPVIYVFVGRLFRTKVWELYKQCTPKSLAPISSSHRKEIFQLFWRN; this comes from the exons ATGCAGCTGATTGTCCTG ggtctcagtctgttggcccagactgaagtgcagtggcacaatcatagctcactgaagcctcgaccttccaggctcaaacgatcctcccacctcagcctctcaagttgctgggaccacag GTCACTGTGCATGGCATCATCCTGGCCTCCTCTAGAGCTCCAATCCTCCAACCAGAGCCAGCTCTTCCCTCAAAATGCTACGGCCTGTGACAATGCTCCAGAAGCCTGGGACCTGCTACACAGAGTACTGCCGACATTTATCATCTCCATCTGTTTCTTCGGCCTCCTAGGGAACCTTTTTGTGCTGTTGGTCCTCCTCCTGCCCCGGCGGCGACTGAACGTGGCAGAAATCTACCTGGCCAACCTGGCGGCCTCTGATCTGGTGTTTGTCTTGGGCTTGCCCTTCTGGGCAGAGAATATCTGGAACCAGTTTAACTGGCCTTTCGGAGACCTCCTCTGCAGTGTCATCAACGGGGTCATCAAGGCCAATTTGTTCATCAGCATCTTCCTGGTGGTGGCCATCAGCCAGGATCGCTACCGCGTGCTGGTGCACCCTATGGCCAGCCGGAGGCAGCAGCGGCGGAGGCAGGCCCGGGTTACCTGCGTGCTCATCTGGGTTGTGGGGGGCCTCTTGAGCATCCCCACATTCCTGCTGCGATCCATCCAAGCCGTCCCAGATCTGAACATCACCGCCTGCATCCTGCTCCTCCCCCATGAGGGCTGGAACTTTGCAAGGATTGTGGAGTTAAATATTCTGGGTTTCCTCCTACCACTGGCCGCAATCATCTTCTTCAACTACCACATCCTGGCCTCCCTGCGAGGGCGGGAGGAGGTCAGCAGGGCAAGGTGCGGGGGCAGCAAGGATAGCAAGACTACAGCGCTGATCTTCACGCTCGTGGTTGCCTTCCTGGCCTGCTGGGCCCCTTACCACTTCTTTGCCTTCCTGGAATTCTTATTCCAGGTGCAGGCAGTCCGAGGCTGCTTTTGGGAGGACTTCATTGACCTGGGCCTGCAATTGGCTAACTTCTTTGCCTTCACTAACAGCTCCCTGAATCCAGTAATTTATGTCTTTGTGGGCCGGCTCTTTAGGACCAAGGTCTGGGAACTTTATAAACAATGCACCCCTAAAAGTCTTGCTCCAATATCTTCATCCCATAGGAAAGAAATCTTCCAACTTTTCTGGCGGAATTAA